Proteins found in one Triticum aestivum cultivar Chinese Spring chromosome 4D, IWGSC CS RefSeq v2.1, whole genome shotgun sequence genomic segment:
- the LOC123097414 gene encoding villin-2, whose product MSSTKQILDPAFQGAGQKPGTEIWRIEDFKPVPLPKSDYGKFYCGDSYIVLQTTCNRGGAYLSDIHFWIGKDSSQDEAGTSAIKTVELDSMLGGRAVQHREPQGYESDKFLSYFKPCIIPMEGGFASGFRKPEEDKFETRLYICKGKRAIRVKEVPFARSSLNHDDVFILDTEKKIYQFNGANSNIQERAKALEVIQHLKDKYHEGVCDVAIVDDGKLQAESDSGEFWVVFGGFAPIGKKALSDDDVILETTPTKLYSVNNGKLTLEDTVLTKSILENTKCFLLDCGSELYVWVGRVTQVDDRKAASVAVEEFIVKQNRPKTTRVTQVIQGYEDHTFKSKFDSWPVTNAAGASGEDGRGKVAALLKKKGDVKGASKNSPAVNEEIPPLLEGGGKLEVWCVDGSAKTALPKEDLGKFHSGDCYIVLYTYHSGDKREEFYLTYWIGKNSILEDQHTALQITNTIWNSMKGRPILGRIYEGKEPPQFIALFQPMVILKGGISCGYKNSVQEKGLPDETYPGTGVALVRINGTSIHNNKTLQVDAVSTSLSSTNCFVLQSGNSMFIWIGNTSSYEQQQWAAKIAEFLKPGVAVKHCKEGTESSSFWSALGGKQDYSNKNATQDVVREPHLYTFSFRNGKLEVTEVYNFSQDDLLTEDVMVLDTHAEVFVWMGQCVDTKEKQMAFEIGEKYIEHAVTFEGLASDVPLYKVSEGNEPCFFRTYFSWDSTRSLIHGNSFQKKLSLMFGMRSESGPKGSGDGGPTQRASALAALSSAFNPSSQDKQSTDRPQSSGDGGPTQRASALAALSSALNTSGKPKSPQSQSRAGQGSQRAAAVSALSNVLAAESPRIDAEGEAAGSSEFEMVDEGERTEPDVSREETANENGGETVFSYDRLISKSTDPVRGIDYKRRETYLSDSEFQTVFGMSKEEFYKQPRWKQEQQKRKADLF is encoded by the exons ATGTCAAGTACAAAACAGATACTTGATCCTGCATTTCAAGGAGCTGGCCAGAAACC TGGGACAGAAATATGGCGGATTGAAGATTTTAAGCCAGTTCCTTTGCCAAAGTCAGATTATGGTAAATTCTACTGTGGAGATTCATATATTGTTCTGCAG ACGACTTGTAACAGGGGCGGTGCTTACCTCTCTGACATTCACTTCTGGATTGGGAAAGATTCTAGTCAA GATGAAGCTGGCACTTCAGCAATCAAGACAGTTGAACTTGATTCCATGCTTGGGGGTCGTGCAGTCCAGCACAGGGAACCCCAAGGCTATGAATCTGATAAGTTCCTATCATACTTCAAGCCATGCATTATACCCATGGAGGGAGGTTTTGCTTCTGGGTTTAGAAAGCCAGAGGAGGACAAATTTGAAACACGGCTGTATATTTGCAAAGGAAAGAGAGCTATCAGAGTTAAAGAG GTTCCATTTGCTCGTTCCTCACTAAACCACGACGATGTCTTTATCTTGGATactgaaaagaaaatatatcaatTCAATGGTGCTAACTCCAATATTCAAGAAAGAGCCAAAGCACTGGAAGTGATCCAACATTTAAAGGACAAGTACCATGAAGGAGTTTGTGATGTtgcaattgttg ATGATGGAAAATTGCAAGCAGAATCAGATTCCGGTGAATTCTGGGTCGTTTTTGGTGGTTTTGCACCAATAGGGAAGAAAGCTCTAAGTGATGATGATGTTATTCTTGAAACTACACCAACAAAGCTTTACAG TGTCAATAATGGTAAACTGACGTTAGAAGATACCGTTTTGACAAAATCAATTCTTGAGAACACTAAATGCTTTTTACTTGACTGCGGGTCCGAGTTATATGTATGGGTTGGTCGAGTAACACAAGTGGATGATAGAAAAGCTGCAAGTGTGGCGGTTGAG GAATTCATTGTTAAGCAAAATAGGCCAAAGACAACAAGAGTAACTCAAGTAATTCAAGGTTATGAGGACCATACGTTCAAGTCCAAATTTGATTCGTGGCCTGTAACTAACGCGGCAGGAGCCAGCGGGGAGGATGGCCGAGGAAAAGTTGCAG CgctgttgaagaaaaaaggtgatGTTAAGGGAGCCTCAAAAAACAGCCCTGCAGTAAATGAGGAAATTCCTCCTTTGCTAGAAGGCGGTGGAAAGCTTGAG GTATGGTGTGTTGATGGCAGTGCTAAGACTGCTCTTCCGAAGGAAGATCTTGGAAAATTTCATAGCGGGGATTGTTATATTGTTCTCTACACATATCATTCGGGTGACAAAAGAGAAGAATTCTATCTAACTTACTGGATTGGGAAGAATAGTATACTG GAAGATCAGCATACGGCTCTTCAAATAACTAATACAATTTGGAATTCAATGAAAGGAAGACCTATTCTG GGTCGTATTTATGAAGGGAAGGAGCCTCCACAGTTTATTGCTCTTTTCCAGCCCATGGTTATCCTTAAG GGTGGAATCAGCTGCGGGTACAAGAATTCTGTACAAGAGAAGGGCTTGCCAGATGAAACATATCCTGGCACTGGTGTCGCTCTTGTTAGAATTAATGGAACGTCAATTCATAACAATAAAACACTTCAAGTCGATGCG GTGTCAACATCCTTGAGTTCCACGAATTGTTTTGTCCTGCAATCTGGAAATTCAATGTTTATATGGATTGGCAACACAAGTTCTTATGAACAACAACAGTGGGCTGCAAAAATTGCTGAGTTCTTGAAG CCTGGCGTTGCTGTCAAACATTGCAAGGAGGGAACCGAGAGCTCTTCTTTCTGGTCTGCTCTAGGTGGAAAACAGGATTACTCAAATAAAAATGCCACACAAGATGTTGTTAGAGAACCCCATCTCTACACATTCTCATTTAGGAATG GCAAGCTGGAG GTAACTGAAGTTTACAATTTTTCACAAGATGATCTGTTGACCGAAGATGTGATGGTACTTGACACACACGCCGAAGTCTTTGTCTGGATGGGTCAGTGTGTGGACACAAAAGAGAAACAAATGGCATTTGAAATTGGCGAG AAATACATAGAACATGCGGTGACCTTCGAAGGTCTTGCTTCTGACGTGCCTCTCTATAAAGTCAGTGAAGGAAATGAACCTTGCTTCTTTAGGACATACTTCTCCTGGGATAGCACAAGATCTCTG ATTCACGGGAATTCATTTCAGAAGAAACTTTCACTTATGTTTGGAATGCGTTCAGAG AGCGGGCCTAAGGGCTCAGGTGATGGTGGACCAACTCAAAGGGCATCAGCACTGGCCGCACTTTCATCCGCTTTTAATCCATCTTCCCAGGATAAACAG TCTACTGATAGGCCTCAAAGCTCTGGTGATGGTGGACCTACTCAGCGTGCTTCGGCATTGGCTGCATTATCATCTGCACTCAATACGTCAGGGAAACCCAAAAGCCCACAATCACAATCTCGTGCAGGTCAAGGGTCTCAGAGAGCAGCTGCTGTTTCAGCACTGTCTAATGTTTTAGCTGCCGAAAGTCCCCGCATTG ATGCAGAGGGTGAAGCAGCGGGGTCCTCAGAATTTGAGATGGTGGATGAGGGGGAGCGAACTGAGCCTGACGTATCACGGGAAGAGACTGCCAACGAAAATGGTGGTGAAACAGTCTTCAGCTATGACCGTCTGATATCAAAGTCTACTGACCCTGTCCGCGGAATAGATTACAAGCGCAGAGAG ACATATTTATCGGACAGTGAATTCCAGACTGTGTTTGGTATGAGCAAGGAGGAGTTCTACAAGCAGCCAAGGTGGAAGCAAGAACAGCAGAAAAGAAAAGCGGATCTTTTCTGA
- the LOC123097415 gene encoding uncharacterized protein produces MAAVVRTWWRRPRPDPIWSGVRVGVGRRGGRLRPGGVVVMAVDQGGTPTAAAGGGGGRPDQLGSGPWPPAGGSGLALGVPVWMWSATEWWWLMAMVRAVPRRRPVFSGVGLSASGSRGGSIQDKDIVVV; encoded by the exons ATGGCGGCGGTGGTGCGCACTTGGTGGCGGCGGCCCCGTCCAGATCCGATCTGGTCTGGCGTGCGTGTGGGCGTCGGGCGGCGCGGGGGTAGGCTGCGGCCTGGTGGGGTCGTGGTGATGGCCGTGGACCAAGGCGGCAcgcctactgctgctgctggtggcgGTGGTGGTCGGCCAGATCAGCTCGGATCTGGCCCATGGCCGCCGGCGGGTGGCTCGGGGCTGGCCCTCGGGGTCCCGGTGTGGATGTGGTCTGCCACGGAGTGGTGGTGGCTCATGGCGATGGTCCGGGCCGTTCCACGGCGGCGGCCGGTCTTCTCCGGCGTCGGCCTGTCGGCGAGCGGCTCGCGAGGTGGCAG tATCCAAGATAAAGACATCGTCGTGGTTTAG